A genome region from Populus alba chromosome 3, ASM523922v2, whole genome shotgun sequence includes the following:
- the LOC118054400 gene encoding ethylene-responsive transcription factor LEP, which translates to MDFTHSTKTNSTPSPSKNKRKQQQKNQNQQEQHEVRFLGVRRRPWGRYAAEIRDPSTKERHWLGTFDTAEEAALAYDRAARSMRGSKARTNFVYSDMPPASSVTSIISPDESQHDISALFAPPPQNHAHQNDTNCQKLYFSQDQYPFNAYAYGNSNSNLLTGGEGWVQGCGAGAADGPGGSYEPNNAGSFGVATEPIYFSNKDNIELPPLPPDVNSSCYGSDMDHGFWNDAGFFGFQEEQKNNGNGLEISGSSLGFDSNDYGQHGSLFEIMPSVSDTVTDELDLGSSSTHYF; encoded by the coding sequence atggaTTTTACCCACTCAACAAAAACCAACTCTACACCCTCTCCTTCGAAGAACAAAAGAAAGCAGCAGCAGAAAAACCAGAACCAGCAAGAACAACATGAGGTAAGGTTTTTGGGGGTAAGGAGAAGGCCATGGGGCAGATACGCTGCAGAGATAAGAGACCCTTCAACAAAAGAGAGGCATTGGCTTGGTACTTTTGACACCGCTGAGGAGGCTGCCCTGGCTTATGACCGTGCAGCCAGGTCCATGCGAGGCTCCAAAGCCCGCACCAACTTTGTCTACTCGGACATGCCTCCTGCCTCCTCCGTCACTTCCATTATCTCACCAGACGAATCCCAACATGACATCTCAGCCCTCTTTGCTCCTCCTCCCCAAAACCATGCTCATCAAAACGACACCAACTGCCAAAAGCTCTACTTCTCTCAGGATCAGTACCCCTTCAATGCTTATGCTTATGGTAACAGTAATAGCAACTTGCTAACAGGTGGAGAAGGTTGGGTTCAAGGATGTGGAGCTGGTGCTGCAGATGGCCCTGGAGGGTCTTATGAGCCCAATAATGCTGGCAGTTTTGGGGTCGCTACTGAGCCCATCTATTTCTCTAACAAGGACAATATTGAGCTCCCACCTTTGCCTCCTGATGTCAACTCCAGCTGCTATGGGTCTGATATGGATCATGGATTCTGGAACGACGCAGGGTTTTTTGGGTTTCAAGAGGAACAGAAAAATAACGGTAATGGGCTTGAGATTAGTGGATCAAGCTTGGGTTTTGATTCAAATGACTATGGGCAGCATGGCTCGTTATTTGAGATTATGCCATCGGTATCGGACACGGTCACAGACGAGCTTGATTTGGGATCATCATCCACCCACTACTTTTAA